From Chryseobacterium gallinarum, one genomic window encodes:
- a CDS encoding helix-turn-helix domain-containing protein: MEPNESLKGFYERNAPNLGLQCPGTNGMGHFNVFSREHCSLLSPYSRRDYYKISLIIGKGKLHYANKWIHVDRPALMFSNPIVPYSWEAEDVDQKGWFCLFTEEFLQNGSRLGNLQDSPLFKIGGTPVFFLDEEQQKILSDVYIKMMTEIQSDYIHKYDMLRAYLYLMIHETMKMHPAESFEPYQNASQRIASLFMELLERQFPIDSPEASLKLKTPNDYAQSLSIHVNSLNRSVKEMTGKTTSQQIAARIIREAYALLKHTDWNITEIAYGLGFEEPAYFTNYFKKQTGMTPNALRMNLV, translated from the coding sequence ATGGAACCCAACGAATCACTAAAAGGCTTTTATGAAAGAAATGCTCCCAATCTGGGATTACAATGCCCCGGAACAAATGGCATGGGGCACTTTAATGTTTTCTCACGTGAGCACTGCTCGCTTTTAAGTCCCTATAGCCGGCGGGATTATTATAAAATTTCACTTATTATAGGAAAAGGCAAGCTTCATTATGCCAATAAATGGATTCATGTAGACCGTCCCGCACTGATGTTTTCCAACCCCATAGTTCCTTATTCCTGGGAGGCCGAGGATGTAGATCAGAAAGGCTGGTTTTGCCTTTTTACAGAAGAATTTCTGCAGAACGGAAGCCGGCTGGGCAATCTTCAGGATTCTCCGCTATTTAAAATTGGAGGAACTCCTGTTTTCTTTTTAGATGAAGAACAGCAGAAAATACTCTCAGATGTTTATATAAAGATGATGACGGAAATTCAGTCGGATTATATTCACAAATATGATATGCTCAGGGCATATCTTTATCTGATGATCCACGAAACTATGAAAATGCATCCGGCAGAAAGCTTTGAACCGTATCAGAACGCTTCCCAAAGAATAGCTTCCTTATTTATGGAACTTCTGGAAAGGCAATTTCCTATTGATAGCCCTGAAGCATCCCTTAAATTAAAAACACCGAATGACTATGCGCAGAGCCTGTCCATTCATGTGAATTCCCTGAACCGTTCCGTCAAAGAAATGACCGGCAAAACAACCAGTCAGCAAATCGCAGCAAGAATTATCCGGGAAGCTTATGCTTTACTTAAACATACAGATTGGAATATTACTGAAATTGCTTATGGATTAGGCTTTGAAGAACCAGCCTATTTCACCAATTATTTTAAAAAACAAACAGGGATGACTCCCAATGCTCTAAGGATGAATCTTGTTTGA
- a CDS encoding VOC family protein — MVKRIVANIKTNDLSKAGHFYHDILKLDVLMDHGWIRTLGNEQQAKVQISFAEQGGNGTEVPEFSIEVDDVDEIYNAMKTAGYEIIYELTNEDWGVRRFFVKDPFGKLINILSHL; from the coding sequence ATGGTAAAAAGAATCGTAGCCAATATAAAAACAAATGACCTTTCAAAAGCAGGGCATTTTTATCATGACATCTTAAAACTTGATGTTTTGATGGATCATGGATGGATCCGGACACTGGGAAACGAACAACAGGCAAAAGTTCAGATCAGTTTCGCCGAACAGGGAGGAAATGGTACCGAAGTTCCCGAATTTTCAATAGAAGTGGATGATGTGGATGAAATATATAATGCAATGAAAACAGCAGGTTATGAGATAATATACGAGCTGACCAATGAAGATTGGGGTGTTCGCAGATTCTTTGTAAAAGACCCGTTTGGGAAATTGATCAATATTCTTTCTCACCTGTAA
- a CDS encoding DinB family protein yields MDTPKSKKIELIIPAYRMHTQSFMNVLEGISEEDALKRIENKTNHIIWMAGNFVNMRYGLGGVLGLQTEDPYNDLFFQGKALNESSQYPSLAELQKSFHEISPKVYQKLLEVTDEELDEIFEIGMNIPFVKETKLTFVGMCLGREDYLCGQIGLMRRILNYPGMKYEMNENISY; encoded by the coding sequence ATGGACACACCAAAATCAAAAAAAATAGAACTCATTATTCCGGCCTATAGAATGCATACCCAAAGTTTTATGAATGTTTTGGAAGGCATTTCGGAAGAAGATGCATTGAAAAGAATTGAAAATAAAACCAATCATATTATCTGGATGGCAGGGAATTTTGTCAATATGCGTTATGGATTGGGTGGGGTATTGGGATTACAGACCGAAGATCCTTATAATGACCTTTTTTTCCAAGGGAAAGCATTGAATGAAAGTAGTCAATACCCAAGTCTGGCAGAGCTGCAAAAAAGTTTCCACGAAATATCTCCTAAAGTCTATCAAAAATTATTGGAAGTTACGGATGAAGAGCTGGATGAAATTTTTGAAATCGGCATGAACATTCCTTTTGTCAAAGAAACCAAGCTTACTTTTGTGGGAATGTGCCTGGGACGTGAAGATTACCTGTGTGGCCAAATAGGACTGATGCGCAGAATACTGAATTATCCGGGGATGAAATATGAGATGAACGAAAATATTAGCTATTAA
- a CDS encoding NADP-dependent isocitrate dehydrogenase — protein MSEKSKIYYTLTDEAPMLATHSFLPIVKAFTKSADIEIAVPDISLAGRILANFPEFLKDDQKIGDALAELGQLATQPDANIIKLPNISASVPQLDAAIAELQEKGFAVPNYPAEPKNDEEKAIKAKYAKVLGSAVNPVLREGNSDRRAPKAVKNYAKANPHRMGNWASDSKTDVAHMNNGDFYGTETSTTVENATKYRIVFKGNDGSETVLKDFAGLEAGEVIDSSVMNLNALKVFVQEAIEEAKKRNVLLSAHLKATMMKISDPIIFGAIVETFFKDVFTKYAETFKSLDINPNNGLADLFEKIKGNAQEADIKADIEKALAEGPRVAMVNSDKGITNFHVPSDIIVDASMAALVRGGGKMWNKDGNEEDTVAIIPDRSYAGFYQAVIDDMKAHGKLDPTTMGSVPNVGLMAQKAEEYGSHDKTFQLSADGTVEVQDEAGKVLLSQKVEKDDIFRMCQTKDAPIQDWVKLAVNRSRLSDTPAIFWLDKGRAHDREIIKKVEKYLADHDTAGLDIRILDVKDAMTETLRRAREGKDTISVSGNVLRDYLTDLFPILELGTSAKMLSIVPLMNGGGLFETGAGGSAPKHVEQFLEEGYLRWDSLGEFLALQASLEHLAQTQGNTKSQVLADALDEANAKFLATDKSPARKVGQIDNRGSHFYLAMYWAEALANQTADAELAAKFAPVAQAMKENEEVINAELIGAQGKPQNIDGYYKTDTYKTYAAMRPSTVLNEIIDGI, from the coding sequence ATGTCAGAAAAATCAAAAATCTACTACACCCTTACTGATGAAGCTCCAATGCTGGCTACACATTCGTTTTTACCTATTGTAAAAGCTTTCACAAAATCAGCAGATATTGAGATCGCAGTTCCGGATATTTCTTTGGCTGGAAGAATTTTAGCCAATTTCCCTGAATTTTTAAAGGACGATCAAAAAATCGGTGATGCTTTGGCGGAACTAGGGCAACTGGCTACCCAACCTGATGCGAACATTATCAAATTGCCTAACATCTCTGCTTCGGTACCTCAATTGGATGCAGCGATTGCTGAGCTGCAGGAAAAAGGATTTGCTGTTCCAAATTACCCTGCTGAGCCTAAAAATGATGAAGAAAAAGCCATCAAAGCGAAGTATGCCAAAGTATTAGGTAGTGCTGTAAACCCTGTATTGAGAGAAGGAAATTCTGACAGACGTGCTCCAAAAGCTGTTAAAAACTATGCAAAAGCAAACCCTCACAGAATGGGTAACTGGGCTTCTGATAGCAAAACAGATGTAGCTCACATGAATAATGGCGATTTCTACGGTACAGAAACATCCACTACTGTAGAAAATGCTACAAAATACAGAATCGTTTTCAAAGGAAATGATGGTTCTGAAACCGTATTAAAAGATTTTGCAGGCCTTGAGGCCGGTGAAGTGATTGATTCTTCGGTAATGAATCTTAATGCACTGAAAGTATTCGTTCAGGAGGCTATTGAGGAGGCAAAGAAGAGAAATGTACTTCTTTCTGCGCACCTTAAGGCTACAATGATGAAAATTTCTGACCCTATCATTTTTGGGGCTATTGTAGAAACTTTCTTTAAAGATGTATTTACTAAATACGCTGAGACGTTCAAGTCTTTGGATATCAACCCAAACAATGGTCTTGCTGATCTTTTTGAAAAAATCAAAGGAAATGCGCAGGAGGCTGATATCAAAGCTGACATAGAAAAAGCGCTTGCTGAAGGACCAAGAGTGGCAATGGTAAATTCTGATAAAGGCATTACCAACTTCCACGTACCTTCCGATATCATCGTTGACGCTTCTATGGCTGCCCTTGTAAGAGGAGGAGGTAAAATGTGGAACAAAGACGGGAATGAAGAAGATACTGTAGCCATTATTCCGGATCGTTCTTACGCAGGTTTCTACCAGGCTGTGATTGACGATATGAAAGCACACGGAAAACTGGATCCTACAACTATGGGTTCTGTTCCAAACGTTGGGTTAATGGCTCAAAAGGCTGAAGAATATGGTTCTCACGATAAGACATTCCAGTTATCTGCTGACGGAACTGTAGAAGTTCAGGATGAAGCGGGAAAAGTTCTTCTTTCTCAAAAAGTAGAAAAAGATGACATTTTCAGAATGTGCCAGACTAAAGATGCTCCTATCCAGGACTGGGTAAAATTAGCAGTCAACAGATCAAGGCTTTCTGATACGCCAGCTATTTTCTGGTTAGATAAAGGAAGAGCCCACGATAGAGAGATCATCAAAAAAGTAGAAAAATACCTTGCAGATCATGATACAGCAGGGCTTGACATCAGAATCCTGGATGTAAAAGATGCAATGACTGAAACATTAAGAAGAGCAAGAGAAGGTAAAGATACGATCTCTGTTTCAGGAAATGTATTGAGAGATTACTTAACTGATCTTTTCCCGATTCTTGAGCTTGGTACTTCCGCAAAAATGCTTTCTATTGTTCCGTTGATGAATGGTGGTGGTTTATTTGAAACAGGTGCCGGAGGTTCTGCTCCAAAACACGTTGAGCAATTCCTTGAAGAAGGTTATTTAAGATGGGATTCTCTCGGGGAATTCCTGGCATTGCAGGCTTCTTTAGAGCATTTGGCTCAAACACAAGGAAATACAAAATCCCAGGTGTTAGCTGATGCATTGGACGAAGCAAACGCTAAGTTCCTGGCTACCGATAAATCTCCTGCAAGAAAAGTAGGACAAATAGATAACAGAGGCTCTCACTTCTACCTGGCAATGTACTGGGCAGAAGCTTTGGCCAATCAAACTGCTGATGCTGAATTAGCCGCTAAGTTTGCTCCTGTTGCGCAAGCAATGAAGGAAAATGAAGAAGTCATCAATGCAGAATTAATTGGTGCCCAGGGTAAACCTCAGAATATTGACGGTTACTACAAAACGGACACGTATAAGACGTATGCAGCCATGAGACCAAGCACTGTTTTAAATGAAATCATTGACGGAATTTAA
- a CDS encoding MBL fold metallo-hydrolase: protein MNRRELLKNGILAGTLGLVPFSTVFAETKLPVEKEQDDFSGSKKIKLGELELFILTDGYIHEENINTFAPRGNVPELKTILKDHFRPDHYIDMAMNILLVKTRNKLILMDSGMGIFADGKTGFLLKSLQKTGFSPKDITDVFISHAHPDHIGGVIDKQDNFIFPNANIFISKTEHDFWMQATIKDFNNSALQAQPELLKQIIPAIQHILKTIQPKIKYYNLDTTLYDTFNFQLAPGHTPGLTITTISSGNEKLNYIADLVHSDVILFPHPDWGFSGDTDLDIATASRKKFLQQLADTRTRALASHLPWPGLGFTKKKSSGFEWIPESFMN from the coding sequence ATGAATAGAAGAGAACTTTTAAAAAACGGAATATTGGCAGGAACATTGGGATTGGTTCCCTTTTCAACTGTTTTTGCAGAAACAAAACTCCCTGTGGAAAAAGAACAGGATGATTTTTCAGGATCTAAAAAAATAAAGCTCGGGGAATTGGAGCTATTTATCCTTACCGATGGATACATTCATGAAGAAAATATCAATACATTTGCTCCCAGAGGGAACGTTCCTGAATTGAAAACCATCCTTAAAGATCATTTCCGGCCTGATCATTATATTGATATGGCAATGAATATCCTGCTTGTAAAAACCCGGAACAAACTGATTCTGATGGATTCAGGTATGGGAATCTTTGCAGATGGGAAAACAGGATTTCTGTTAAAAAGCCTTCAAAAAACCGGATTTTCTCCAAAAGATATTACGGATGTTTTCATTTCCCATGCCCACCCCGACCATATCGGAGGAGTGATTGATAAACAGGACAATTTTATTTTTCCCAATGCCAATATCTTTATCTCAAAAACAGAACATGATTTTTGGATGCAGGCTACCATAAAAGATTTTAATAACAGCGCTTTACAAGCACAACCCGAATTACTGAAACAGATAATTCCGGCTATACAGCATATTCTGAAAACGATTCAACCTAAAATAAAATACTATAACCTGGATACCACTTTGTACGATACGTTCAACTTTCAGTTAGCTCCGGGGCATACTCCGGGTTTAACCATAACAACCATTTCTTCAGGGAATGAAAAGCTTAATTATATTGCGGATCTGGTCCATTCCGATGTTATTTTGTTTCCACATCCCGACTGGGGTTTTTCCGGAGATACAGATCTGGATATTGCAACGGCATCAAGAAAGAAATTCCTTCAGCAGTTAGCCGATACCAGAACCAGGGCTTTAGCCAGTCATTTACCGTGGCCTGGCCTGGGATTTACCAAGAAAAAAAGCTCCGGATTTGAATGGATTCCCGAAAGTTTTATGAATTGA
- a CDS encoding GNAT family N-acetyltransferase, giving the protein MENIKFEVSPYQDELQLLIDGNKAGYMSIEVDGRLLIVYYTKLNEELEGQGYAKLLLDELVRYAEEKDLLVDPECDFVRQQFENHPRRYKDIWHA; this is encoded by the coding sequence ATGGAAAATATAAAATTTGAAGTATCTCCATATCAGGATGAATTACAACTGCTCATTGACGGTAATAAAGCAGGCTATATGTCCATAGAGGTTGACGGAAGGCTGCTCATTGTGTATTACACCAAACTTAATGAAGAATTGGAAGGACAAGGGTATGCCAAGTTATTGCTGGATGAGCTGGTACGTTATGCGGAAGAAAAAGATTTGCTGGTAGACCCGGAATGTGATTTTGTACGCCAGCAGTTTGAAAATCATCCCAGAAGATATAAAGACATCTGGCATGCCTGA
- a CDS encoding Crp/Fnr family transcriptional regulator — MTNKALETCYDFPFFLREELDEIFRAHEKVSFQKGDSILDEGKTSNEYYILEKGLARSYVNDFNGNEVTTHFFADNEIIIEVLSIFQRIPSQENIVCITDCECWKMDYETFQELFHKIPNLREWGRSWMSKELFDYKQRSVEMFTLSATKRYLNLLEQKSKVIQFAPLKQVASYLGVTDTSLSRIRKELVSHPKRK; from the coding sequence ATGACCAATAAAGCCTTAGAAACGTGCTATGATTTTCCTTTTTTTCTCAGAGAAGAACTTGATGAAATATTCCGTGCCCATGAAAAAGTATCGTTCCAGAAAGGTGATAGTATTCTTGATGAAGGAAAGACTTCCAACGAATATTATATTCTTGAAAAAGGTCTTGCCCGCTCATATGTCAATGACTTCAATGGTAATGAGGTAACAACACATTTTTTTGCAGATAATGAAATTATTATCGAAGTGCTGTCTATCTTCCAGAGAATCCCTTCCCAGGAAAATATCGTATGCATTACAGATTGCGAATGCTGGAAAATGGATTATGAAACATTCCAGGAATTATTCCATAAAATTCCCAATCTCAGAGAATGGGGAAGATCCTGGATGTCTAAAGAACTTTTTGATTACAAGCAGCGATCTGTAGAAATGTTTACGCTTTCTGCCACCAAAAGATATCTTAACCTTCTTGAGCAGAAATCGAAAGTGATTCAATTTGCCCCCTTGAAACAGGTTGCTTCTTATCTGGGTGTTACAGATACCTCCCTAAGCCGCATCCGTAAGGAATTGGTTTCCCATCCTAAGAGAAAATAA
- the tpx gene encoding thiol peroxidase gives MSTITLKGNEVHTIGTLPSIGTTVKDFALVDSGLNVKTLENYEGKKKVFNIFPSIDTPTCAASSRRFNEEASKLDDTVVINISKDLPFALGRFCAAEGLNNVETLSDFRSSFGDDYEVTITDSPLKGLLSRAVIVTDENNKVVYTEQVSEIANEPDYEAALAALK, from the coding sequence ATGTCAACGATCACTTTAAAAGGAAACGAAGTACACACTATAGGAACATTGCCATCAATAGGAACTACCGTTAAAGATTTTGCTTTGGTAGATTCAGGATTAAATGTAAAAACGCTTGAAAACTATGAAGGAAAGAAAAAAGTATTCAATATTTTTCCCAGTATTGATACTCCTACTTGTGCAGCATCTTCAAGAAGGTTCAATGAAGAAGCTTCCAAACTGGATGATACCGTGGTAATTAATATTTCAAAAGACCTTCCTTTTGCTTTAGGCAGATTCTGTGCAGCAGAAGGATTGAATAATGTTGAGACACTTTCCGATTTCAGAAGCAGTTTTGGGGATGATTATGAAGTAACAATTACCGATTCTCCTTTAAAAGGATTATTGAGCCGTGCGGTAATTGTGACAGACGAAAATAATAAAGTAGTTTATACTGAGCAGGTTTCAGAGATTGCCAATGAGCCTGATTACGAAGCGGCACTTGCAGCATTGAAATAA
- a CDS encoding DUF763 domain-containing protein — MKRSGTADLPLHYGKVPPWLYERMSILGLSIVEVILMDYGKDEVLRRLADPFWFQSFGAVMGMDWHSSGITTSVMGALKRSINPNSQSLGLYICGGKGKFSRETPSELIQIADKTGLDGTALVRASKLSAKVDNTAIQDGYQLYLHNFVLSDNGNWSVIQQGMHESDGTARRYHWHSENITSFVEEPHTGIKGISRGRILNLTDAEASENRKGILDISHTDSMEVMKDFSKLILPAHHDVRASDVDLKRLGALLYVTREQQPQNFEDLLMLEGVGPRTMQSLALVSEVIHGAPSRFKDPARFSFAHGGKDGHPFPVPTKTYDESISILRKGIEKSKLGNSDKLNTLNKLHQVITTAEKDFTPDFDIQEVIEEERQNSWRFGGKTVFGDAQKPGPPKPIQLTLF; from the coding sequence ATGAAACGTTCAGGAACCGCAGATTTACCACTTCATTATGGCAAAGTACCACCTTGGCTCTATGAACGTATGTCCATTCTCGGGCTTTCTATTGTGGAAGTCATTCTGATGGATTATGGTAAAGATGAAGTTCTGCGCCGTTTGGCAGATCCGTTCTGGTTTCAGAGTTTCGGAGCCGTGATGGGAATGGACTGGCATTCTTCGGGGATTACTACTTCCGTTATGGGAGCTTTAAAAAGGTCTATCAATCCGAATTCCCAATCTTTAGGGCTATACATTTGCGGTGGAAAAGGAAAATTTTCGAGAGAAACTCCCTCAGAATTAATTCAGATTGCTGACAAAACAGGTTTGGACGGAACCGCACTGGTAAGAGCGAGTAAACTTTCAGCCAAGGTAGATAACACAGCTATTCAGGACGGTTATCAGTTGTACCTGCATAACTTTGTTCTGTCCGACAATGGAAACTGGAGCGTCATTCAGCAGGGAATGCATGAATCTGACGGTACTGCAAGACGCTACCATTGGCATTCAGAAAATATAACCTCATTTGTAGAAGAACCGCATACAGGAATTAAAGGGATTTCAAGAGGAAGAATTCTGAATCTTACGGACGCTGAAGCTTCAGAAAATAGAAAAGGGATTTTAGATATTTCCCATACGGATTCTATGGAGGTAATGAAAGATTTTTCAAAACTGATCCTTCCTGCCCATCATGATGTACGGGCCTCCGATGTAGACCTGAAGCGGTTAGGAGCCCTTTTGTATGTTACCCGTGAACAACAACCCCAAAACTTTGAAGATTTATTAATGCTGGAAGGCGTAGGTCCCCGCACTATGCAGTCGCTGGCCTTAGTGAGTGAGGTTATTCACGGAGCTCCTTCAAGATTTAAAGATCCGGCAAGGTTTTCTTTTGCCCACGGAGGTAAAGACGGGCATCCTTTTCCTGTACCAACGAAAACTTATGATGAAAGTATTTCCATTCTCCGGAAAGGAATCGAAAAGTCAAAACTGGGAAATTCAGATAAACTGAATACCCTTAATAAACTTCATCAGGTTATCACCACTGCTGAAAAAGACTTTACACCTGATTTTGATATTCAGGAGGTCATTGAAGAAGAAAGACAAAATTCATGGCGATTTGGTGGAAAAACGGTTTTTGGTGATGCGCAGAAACCTGGTCCTCCAAAACCTATTCAGCTGACTTTATTTTAA
- a CDS encoding glyoxalase superfamily protein — MKAERIIPILRIFNYEKAKEFYIGWLGFEMVWEHYFDDNAPVYMEVKRENIIFHLSEHHGDGTPGTRVSIWDEGVAQYHKELIDKKYKYNRPGLEKTFYGAVSFTVIDPFGNRITFEEKFDEEKHKNLEFFSIH; from the coding sequence ATGAAAGCAGAACGCATCATCCCTATACTCAGAATCTTCAATTACGAAAAGGCAAAAGAATTTTATATTGGTTGGTTGGGATTTGAAATGGTATGGGAACATTATTTCGATGACAATGCTCCGGTTTATATGGAGGTAAAAAGAGAAAACATTATTTTTCATTTAAGTGAGCATCATGGTGACGGAACCCCCGGCACAAGAGTTTCCATATGGGATGAAGGAGTAGCACAGTATCATAAGGAATTAATAGATAAAAAATACAAATACAACCGGCCGGGACTTGAAAAAACATTTTATGGGGCTGTCTCTTTTACAGTAATTGATCCTTTCGGAAATAGAATTACTTTCGAAGAAAAATTTGATGAAGAAAAACATAAAAATTTAGAATTTTTCTCCATTCACTGA
- a CDS encoding aldo/keto reductase — protein MKFRKLGSTGEQLSAVGLGCMGMSFAYGPADEQESINTLHRALDLGVNFWDTADMYANGENEKLISKVLVPNRDKIFIATKFGFRFKDGKASHSGAPGTYFDGSPEWIRQAVDLSLQRLKIDTIDLYYAHRVDPNVPVEETVGAMAELVKAGKVKYIGLSEASAESIRKAHKIHPVTALQSEYSILTKDIEKEVLPTIRELGITLVPYSPLARGLFANINEVQNFGDDDFRKSLPRYQKEYIDNNTKLAKEINDFAASKGVKGTQLALAWVLNQGDDIIPIPGTKRIKYLEENVAAASIHLSESDLATIDSILKKYPNVGERYNEGSMKLVNN, from the coding sequence ATGAAATTTAGAAAATTAGGAAGTACGGGAGAGCAGCTGTCTGCAGTAGGCTTAGGCTGTATGGGAATGAGTTTTGCTTATGGACCTGCAGATGAACAGGAAAGCATTAACACCTTACATAGGGCATTAGATTTAGGGGTGAATTTTTGGGATACAGCAGATATGTATGCCAATGGTGAAAACGAAAAATTAATCTCTAAGGTGCTGGTCCCGAACAGAGATAAGATCTTTATTGCCACCAAATTCGGTTTCAGGTTTAAAGATGGAAAAGCCAGCCATAGCGGAGCTCCGGGCACTTACTTTGACGGCTCCCCGGAATGGATCAGGCAAGCAGTAGATCTTAGTCTTCAAAGGTTAAAGATAGATACCATCGATTTATATTACGCCCATAGAGTAGATCCTAATGTTCCGGTAGAAGAAACAGTAGGAGCAATGGCAGAATTGGTAAAAGCCGGGAAGGTGAAGTATATCGGGCTTTCTGAAGCTTCCGCGGAATCAATCAGAAAAGCACATAAAATACATCCTGTTACCGCCCTGCAGTCAGAATATTCCATCCTTACCAAAGATATTGAAAAAGAAGTGTTGCCAACTATCAGGGAACTTGGAATTACGTTGGTTCCTTATTCACCTTTAGCAAGAGGGCTTTTTGCAAATATCAACGAAGTTCAGAATTTTGGAGATGATGACTTCAGAAAATCACTGCCCCGTTATCAAAAGGAATATATAGATAACAATACAAAGCTGGCAAAAGAAATCAATGACTTTGCCGCCTCCAAAGGAGTGAAAGGGACCCAGCTGGCATTGGCGTGGGTACTGAATCAGGGTGATGATATTATTCCGATCCCCGGAACTAAGAGAATCAAATACCTGGAAGAGAATGTTGCAGCCGCCAGTATCCACCTTTCTGAATCTGATCTGGCTACAATTGATTCCATACTTAAAAAATATCCAAACGTAGGGGAAAGATATAACGAAGGCTCTATGAAACTGGTAAACAATTAA
- a CDS encoding VOC family protein, whose translation MKINQIYVNLPVKDVQKTRAFWTELGFSINEQFSDEKAICVVMKEDHIYTMFLKEEFFQTFTNRPFAKGDTTQVLLAIGVNSRDEVDHMVKTAIENGGSKYSEPMDHGWMYQSSFADIDGHQWEVMYGDVSQIPSE comes from the coding sequence ATGAAAATCAATCAGATTTATGTCAATTTACCTGTAAAAGACGTACAAAAAACCAGAGCATTCTGGACAGAGCTTGGCTTTTCTATCAATGAGCAGTTTTCTGATGAGAAAGCCATATGTGTAGTGATGAAAGAAGATCATATTTATACGATGTTTCTGAAAGAAGAGTTTTTCCAGACATTTACAAACAGACCATTTGCTAAAGGAGATACCACACAGGTACTTCTGGCCATCGGAGTAAATAGTAGGGATGAAGTAGACCATATGGTAAAGACAGCCATCGAAAACGGAGGATCAAAATATAGTGAACCTATGGATCATGGATGGATGTATCAAAGCAGTTTTGCTGATATTGACGGACATCAGTGGGAAGTAATGTATGGGGATGTTTCTCAGATACCTTCAGAATAG